CTCCAGCTCGGCCAGGGCCCTTCCGGCCACGGGCAGTTCGCCCAGCTCGAGCCGGGCGCGCAGTTCCCGCAGCCGCAGCTCGGCGGAGTCGGCCGGGGCCGCGCCCAGGGCGCCGAGCAGGTCGGCGGGCGCGGAGGCCAGGAGTCCGGCCAGGAAAGCGGCATTCGGATCGCCCGGGTCCACCAGCGGCACCGGCAGGGCGAGCGCCGTGTCGCGGGCGTCGAGCACCGCCAGCCCGGCCGCGACCGGCACCGGCGTACGGGGGGCCGGGAACGGCGGCAGCGCGGGCGCGGGAGCCGCCGGCGCCTGCCGGGGGCCGGGCACCGCGGGGCCCGCCACGTGCGTGGCCGTGGTCCCGAGCCCGGGCAGCGCGGCCCCACCGCCCGTCGGCCCCGCCTGCGCGGAGCCCGGGACCTGCGCGGGCGCCGGGCCGCGACCGGCCTCCGGGACCGCGGCCGTCACCTGCGCAGGAGCCTCGGCCGCCGCCGCGCCCCCGGCCGGAGCCCGGCCCGCGCCCCGGGCGCGCCGGCCGAACAGGGCCCCGCCCCGCCGGGAGGCCACGGACCGCACGCCCAGCCGGGACACCTCCGCCCCGGGCGCGTCCTCGTACAACTGGGTGTCCGGAACCCGCAGTTCCGGACCGAACAGGGTCGACAGCTGCGGCCGGGGCCGCCCCGTCTGCAGCGCGACCACCTCCCGCAGCACACCCGTCAGCTGGTCCGCCATCTCCTGCGCGGACGCGAACCGCCGCCCCGGATCCGGATCGGTCGCCCGTACCAGCAGCCGGTAGAAGGACTCGTACCGGTGGAACACCTCGATGTGCTCCGGATCCGGCAGCGAGTCCACGAACACGTTCGTGTAGCCCTGGAAGTCGAAGGTCAGCACCGCCAGCGTGCGCGCCACCGTGTACAGGTCCGAGGCCACCGAGGGCCCCAGCTCCGCCACCTCGGGCGCCTGGTAGCCCACCGTGCCGTAGATGGCCGAATCCTCGTCGTCCATCCGCCGGACCGCGCCCATGTCGATCAGCTTCAGCTGGTCCTGCTGCTGGATCGCGTTGTCGACCTTGAAGTCGCAGTACAGGAGGTTCCTGCTGTGCAGGTGCCCGAGGGCCTCCAGGGCCTCGATCCCGTACGCGCACGCCTGCTCCACCGGCAGCGGATCCCGCCGCCCGTCCGGCCGGCGCCGCTCGTTCGCGATCTCCTTCAGCGACTTGCCGCCCACGTACTCCATGACGATGTACCCGTCCAGCGAACCCGTCCGCTGGTCCAGGTGCTCCACGAAGTTGTAGATCCGCACGATGTTGGAGTGCTCGATCTCCGCGAGGAAGCGCCGCTCGGAGATCGCCGCCTCCATCGCGTCCTGGTCCCCGGTGTCCAGCAGGCCCTTGAGCACCACCCACCGGTCCGACACCGCCCGGTCCACCGCCAGGTAGACCCAGCCGAGCCCGCCGTGCGCCAGGCAGCCCGCCACCTCGTACTGGCCGTGCACCACGTCCCCGGCGCGCAGCTTCGGCACGAAGGAGTACGGGTGCCCGCACTTGGTGCAGAAGCCCTCCGTACGCCCCGGCCGCTCACCCCGCGACCGGCCCACCGGAGCCCCGCAGTCCGAGCGCGAGCAGAACCGCTTGCGCTCCGGCACCTCCGGGTTCTCCAGCACCGCCGCCGCAGGATCCGGACGCGGCACATGCGGGACGCTGACCAGCCCCGCGCCCAGCCTGCTGCGCCCCGAGGAGGCGGACGACGAGCCCGAACTGCGCACCGACACCGACCGGGTGGACACGGAACCGGGCAGGGAGCGCGACAACCGCCCCGACACCGAGCGGCGCGAGGACGAGGAGCGGGAGGACCTCGAGGAGCGGGCCGAGGCCGAGGACCGGCCCGAGCCGCGCGAGCCCGCCGAACCCTGCGAATCGCCCTGCCGGGCCGCGCTCGTCATCCCCGTCGGCGGCGACACCAGCTCCTCCGCACCCGCGGCCACCGCGCCCATCGGCGCGAGCCCGCAGGTGTCGCAGTACACCTCACCGCCGCCCATGTCCTCGTACGTCCCCGGGCAGCCGGGACGAAGACACGGCGTTCCGACCAGGCTCATGCGTCCTCCTCCCCCGGCCCCTCGGACCGGTACCCCTCGGGCCGCTGATCCCGCGGCCGCTGATCCTGCGGCGGTGCCAGCGCCTCGGCCGTCGCACGCTGGTAGCGCAGGACCGCCTGCTCCGCGACCCGCAGGTCGCAGGGCGCGCTCCACAGCATCCGCCGGGCCGCGTCGTACCGCTCGATCAGCAGCGGATCCTCCGCCATGCCGTGCCGGGCCACCTTCGCCTTGTACGCGTCCAGACGCCCCCGCAGCTCGGCCCGGACCGCCAGCGGCGCCGTCACCGCGGTCAACGATTCACGGGCCCGCCGCAGTTCCTCCTCGGCCCGGTCCTCCAGCGCGTCCAGCAGCGGCGACAGCCGGTGCCACTGCGACTGCCGCCGGTACTCGGCCGCCGCCGCCAGCTGCTCCTGCAGGGCCGTCGGCGGACCGCTCACCGCCGGCACCTCCGACGCCGCGATCTTCGCCAGCACCTCGCCGCGCGCCGTCCGCGCCTCCGCCAGCGTCCGGTCCGCCCGCGACAGCACGTCCCGCAGCGCGATCAGCCGCTGCTCCGCGTCCTGCCGTACGGTCAGGACCGCCTCGACCTCCCGCCGTACGTCGTCCAGCGCGCGCGCCGCACGGTCGTAACGGGCGGTGTCCGGACGCCCCCCGCCCGGGGCGGAACTCCCCGCCACCGCCACCCAGAAGGCCAGCGGGTCCGCGATCACCGCCTCCCGAAGCTCCGCCAGCTCGGCGGTGATCGCCTCCAGATCGTCCCCCGAAGGGTGCTCGCCCGGCCGCACCCCCACCGAACGCGCCAGCGAACGGGTCCGGTGCAGCTCGGCCGAGAGCAGGTCGATCCGCGCGGGCAGCGCCGACCACACCGCGTCGGCGGCGACCACCACGTCCAGGGAGGCCGCGTACAGCTCGTTCATCCGGGCCACCAGATCGGCAAGCGAGAAGCGCTCCGCCAGCGCCACGCCCCCCACCCCGGCCCCGGCGATCGTCACCCCGGGCCCGCGCAGCCGCTCCGTCAGCTCGGCCAAGTCCGTGACGCTCGGCCAGCGGCGCCGCTCACGGATCTCCCGGGCGGCGGCCAGCGCCCCGCTGTAGGCGTCGAAGTACGTCCACAGCCGGGTCACCGCCGCGTCGGCCTCGGCCCACCGCTCCTTGGTGACCCCGCTCAGCGCGGCCCCTTCCAGCAGCCGCCGCCCGGCGTGGTCCTGGAGCGCGAGCAGCGAGGTCTCGACGGCCTCGTGCTCCGCGCCGAGGCGCGCCAGCGCGCGGTCGACGTCGTCCCGGTCCATCACTGCCACATAGGGCTGGCTCGCATTGGGCTGGCTCACGTAGGGCTCCGAATCCGCCACCGGCCTCAGCCGTCCCGGTACTTGGGCGAGGGCGGCACGCTGGCCTTCGGCAGCACGTCCTCGAAGTGCTTCCGGTAGGAGGTCGACCACGGGCTCTGCTCACCGCCCGCCCGGTAGTTCTCCAGCACCTTGTTCACCCGGCGCACCAGGTCGGAGGCGTCCTTGTTCATCGCCACCCCGTAGAACTCGCGGGTGAACGGCGCCCCCACCAGCTGCACCGAGGGGTCCTGCGCCGCCTGCCCGGCGGCCAGCGCGTTGTCGGTGATGATCCCTTCGACCTCGCCCAGCTGGAGCCGCACCAGGCAGTCCAGCTGGTTCGGCACGGACACCCCGACCGAGCCGTACGACTGGGACTTCAGGGCCGCCTCCGCCGTGGAACCGGCCGCCGTGCAGATCCGGCGGCCCTTCAGCGAGGCGTCGTACCCGGTGATCGGCGAACCCTTGGGGGCCAGCACCTGCTGCCCCGCCTCGAAGTAGGCCGTGGAGAAGGCCACGTCCTCCAGGCGCTTGCAGTTGATCGTCATGGTCCGCACGACGATGTCGACCCGGCCCTCCTGGAGCGCCGGGACGCGCTGACTGGTCGGGATCGCCCGGTAGATGACCAGGTCCTCATTGCCCAGGATGTCCTTCGCTATCGCCTTGACCAGGTCGATGTCGAAGCCGTCCAGGTGGCCGTCCGGATTGCGGTAGCCCCACTTGAAGCTGTTCTGGTCCACGCCCGCCACGAGCTTGCCCGCCTTGCGGATCCGCTCGATGGCCGGGCCGTCCAGCCC
The Streptomyces sp. NBC_00091 genome window above contains:
- a CDS encoding serine/threonine-protein kinase, with translation MSLVGTPCLRPGCPGTYEDMGGGEVYCDTCGLAPMGAVAAGAEELVSPPTGMTSAARQGDSQGSAGSRGSGRSSASARSSRSSRSSSSRRSVSGRLSRSLPGSVSTRSVSVRSSGSSSASSGRSRLGAGLVSVPHVPRPDPAAAVLENPEVPERKRFCSRSDCGAPVGRSRGERPGRTEGFCTKCGHPYSFVPKLRAGDVVHGQYEVAGCLAHGGLGWVYLAVDRAVSDRWVVLKGLLDTGDQDAMEAAISERRFLAEIEHSNIVRIYNFVEHLDQRTGSLDGYIVMEYVGGKSLKEIANERRRPDGRRDPLPVEQACAYGIEALEALGHLHSRNLLYCDFKVDNAIQQQDQLKLIDMGAVRRMDDEDSAIYGTVGYQAPEVAELGPSVASDLYTVARTLAVLTFDFQGYTNVFVDSLPDPEHIEVFHRYESFYRLLVRATDPDPGRRFASAQEMADQLTGVLREVVALQTGRPRPQLSTLFGPELRVPDTQLYEDAPGAEVSRLGVRSVASRRGGALFGRRARGAGRAPAGGAAAAEAPAQVTAAVPEAGRGPAPAQVPGSAQAGPTGGGAALPGLGTTATHVAGPAVPGPRQAPAAPAPALPPFPAPRTPVPVAAGLAVLDARDTALALPVPLVDPGDPNAAFLAGLLASAPADLLGALGAAPADSAELRLRELRARLELGELPVAGRALAELEARHPDDWRVVWARGIASLATGDDEIAALSFDAIYDAFPGEPAPKLALGLCAEVLGQLDNAAEYYRLVWITDPGFVSAAFGLARVQLAAGDREAAVRTLESVPEASIHYTAARVAAVRARLRDRSPQEELLADLAAASDQVEALRRFGLDPERQERLATEVLGSALDWVLSGSRGADPGRTSLLGSQLDERGLRFGLERSYRVLARLAQRGEERIELVERANRFRPRTWV
- a CDS encoding glutamate ABC transporter substrate-binding protein, translating into MAAACAVTAAAVLLPLAQASPGSGRPGVVQEPASVGAAPLAPADTCQDPESSLRPSGLDGPAIERIRKAGKLVAGVDQNSFKWGYRNPDGHLDGFDIDLVKAIAKDILGNEDLVIYRAIPTSQRVPALQEGRVDIVVRTMTINCKRLEDVAFSTAYFEAGQQVLAPKGSPITGYDASLKGRRICTAAGSTAEAALKSQSYGSVGVSVPNQLDCLVRLQLGEVEGIITDNALAAGQAAQDPSVQLVGAPFTREFYGVAMNKDASDLVRRVNKVLENYRAGGEQSPWSTSYRKHFEDVLPKASVPPSPKYRDG